Proteins found in one Panicum hallii strain FIL2 chromosome 4, PHallii_v3.1, whole genome shotgun sequence genomic segment:
- the LOC112889878 gene encoding uncharacterized protein LOC112889878 isoform X1: MQEERYMHRPGRMRLNPILTALSGAAVGFFIGVSFPVQLGPSQLPCYYVFPWRGGEGGGEATAGTSTTTNILGRLWVPFVVSNSSNNTGAAAAVLQQPNATATTATCSPAAANKRNKPPPTGAERLPPKIVVSESDLHMRRLWGDPRQDTPVRKYLLTMTVGFTEKANVNATVHKFSDDFDVMLFHYDGRTTEWDDEFPWSKDAIHVSARKQAKWWYAKRFLHPSVVAPYEYVFLWDEDLATDFFDADEYVRLVRKHGLRISQPGLDVTRGKKTYDVTTRRNDGSEVHRSTVGGPGNCSDVHTRPCSGFVEVMAPVFSREAWACAWHMIQNDLIHGWGLDLNFWRCVDDPEEQMGVVDAQYVAHRAVPTLGRQGNPETGGGGKVRARAWREFADFNARIRNADRAAAAQQQEAAAAAAAGSAAPLATRPPQPPRSK, encoded by the exons ATGCAGGAAGAAAGATATATGCACAG GCCGGGAAGGATGAGATTAAATCCCATCCTGACGGCTTTGTCCGGGGCAGCTGTCGGGTTCTTCATCGGCGTTTCTTTCCCTGTTCAACTAGGACCCTCACAG CTTCCATGTTACTACGTGTTCCCTTGGAGGGGTGGCGAAGGCGGTGGTGAGGCCACCGCCggcacctccaccaccaccaacaTACTAGGCAGACTCTGGGTGCCATTCGTCGTCAGTAACAGCAGCAACAATACAGGTGCAGCAGCAGCCGTCCTGCAGCAGCCAAATGCCACTGCTACTACTGCTACTTGTTCACCTGCAGCAGCAAATAAGAGAAATAAGCCGCCGCCAACGGGCGCGGAGAGGCTCCCACCCAAGATCGTGGTTTCAGAGTCTGATCTTCACATGCGCCGGCTCTGGGGAGACCCGCGGCAG GACACGCCGGTGCGCAAGTACCTCCTCACCATGACAGTCGGCTTCACTGAGAAAGCCAATGTCAACGCCACCGTTCACAAG TTCTCCGATGATTTCGACGTGATGCTGTTCCACTACGACGGCCGCACGACGGAGTGGGACGACGAGTTCCCGTGGTCCAAGGACGCCATCCACGTGAGCGCCCGGAAGCAGGCCAAGTGGTGGTACGCCAAGCGCTTCCTGCACCCCAGCGTGGTGGCGCCGTACGAGTACGTCTTCCTGTGGGACGAGGACCTCGCCACCGACTTCTTCGACGCCGACGAGTACGTGCGCCTCGTCCGGAAGCACGGCCTGCGCATCTCGCAGCCGGGGCTGGACGTCACCCGGGGGAAGAAGACGTACGACGTCACCACCCGGAGGAACGACGGCAGCGAGGTCCACCGCAGCACCGTGGGGGGCCCCGGCAACTGCTCCGACGTGCACACGCGCCCGTGCAGCGGCTTCGTGGAGGTGATGGCGCCCGTCTTCTCCCGTGAGGCGTGGGCCTGCGCGTGGCACATGATCCAGAACGACCTCATCCACGGGTGGGGGCTGGACCTCAACTTCTGGAGGTGCGTCGACGACCCCGAGGAGCAGATGGGCGTGGTGGACGCGCAGTACGTGGCGCACCGCGCCGTGCCCACGCTGGGGAGGCAGGGGAACCCGGAGACGGGAGGCGGCGGAAAGGTCAGAGCACGGGCGTGGCGCGAGTTCGCAGACTTCAACGCCAGAATACGCAATGCCGacagggccgccgccgcccaacaGCAGGaagctgctgctgcagcagcgGCGGGCTCGGCGGCGCCTCTTGCGACGCGCCCTCCGCAGCCGCCCCGATCAAAATAA
- the LOC112889878 gene encoding uncharacterized protein LOC112889878 isoform X2 has product MRLNPILTALSGAAVGFFIGVSFPVQLGPSQLPCYYVFPWRGGEGGGEATAGTSTTTNILGRLWVPFVVSNSSNNTGAAAAVLQQPNATATTATCSPAAANKRNKPPPTGAERLPPKIVVSESDLHMRRLWGDPRQDTPVRKYLLTMTVGFTEKANVNATVHKFSDDFDVMLFHYDGRTTEWDDEFPWSKDAIHVSARKQAKWWYAKRFLHPSVVAPYEYVFLWDEDLATDFFDADEYVRLVRKHGLRISQPGLDVTRGKKTYDVTTRRNDGSEVHRSTVGGPGNCSDVHTRPCSGFVEVMAPVFSREAWACAWHMIQNDLIHGWGLDLNFWRCVDDPEEQMGVVDAQYVAHRAVPTLGRQGNPETGGGGKVRARAWREFADFNARIRNADRAAAAQQQEAAAAAAAGSAAPLATRPPQPPRSK; this is encoded by the exons ATGAGATTAAATCCCATCCTGACGGCTTTGTCCGGGGCAGCTGTCGGGTTCTTCATCGGCGTTTCTTTCCCTGTTCAACTAGGACCCTCACAG CTTCCATGTTACTACGTGTTCCCTTGGAGGGGTGGCGAAGGCGGTGGTGAGGCCACCGCCggcacctccaccaccaccaacaTACTAGGCAGACTCTGGGTGCCATTCGTCGTCAGTAACAGCAGCAACAATACAGGTGCAGCAGCAGCCGTCCTGCAGCAGCCAAATGCCACTGCTACTACTGCTACTTGTTCACCTGCAGCAGCAAATAAGAGAAATAAGCCGCCGCCAACGGGCGCGGAGAGGCTCCCACCCAAGATCGTGGTTTCAGAGTCTGATCTTCACATGCGCCGGCTCTGGGGAGACCCGCGGCAG GACACGCCGGTGCGCAAGTACCTCCTCACCATGACAGTCGGCTTCACTGAGAAAGCCAATGTCAACGCCACCGTTCACAAG TTCTCCGATGATTTCGACGTGATGCTGTTCCACTACGACGGCCGCACGACGGAGTGGGACGACGAGTTCCCGTGGTCCAAGGACGCCATCCACGTGAGCGCCCGGAAGCAGGCCAAGTGGTGGTACGCCAAGCGCTTCCTGCACCCCAGCGTGGTGGCGCCGTACGAGTACGTCTTCCTGTGGGACGAGGACCTCGCCACCGACTTCTTCGACGCCGACGAGTACGTGCGCCTCGTCCGGAAGCACGGCCTGCGCATCTCGCAGCCGGGGCTGGACGTCACCCGGGGGAAGAAGACGTACGACGTCACCACCCGGAGGAACGACGGCAGCGAGGTCCACCGCAGCACCGTGGGGGGCCCCGGCAACTGCTCCGACGTGCACACGCGCCCGTGCAGCGGCTTCGTGGAGGTGATGGCGCCCGTCTTCTCCCGTGAGGCGTGGGCCTGCGCGTGGCACATGATCCAGAACGACCTCATCCACGGGTGGGGGCTGGACCTCAACTTCTGGAGGTGCGTCGACGACCCCGAGGAGCAGATGGGCGTGGTGGACGCGCAGTACGTGGCGCACCGCGCCGTGCCCACGCTGGGGAGGCAGGGGAACCCGGAGACGGGAGGCGGCGGAAAGGTCAGAGCACGGGCGTGGCGCGAGTTCGCAGACTTCAACGCCAGAATACGCAATGCCGacagggccgccgccgcccaacaGCAGGaagctgctgctgcagcagcgGCGGGCTCGGCGGCGCCTCTTGCGACGCGCCCTCCGCAGCCGCCCCGATCAAAATAA
- the LOC112889321 gene encoding probable serine/threonine-protein kinase PIX13 isoform X1, translating into MGNCASAIDAFVQRGSRPSPSAAPGMSASRRTSSSATTGKLSTLSTSTFMPSTVSGVSVDDDYQDGQILESPNLKTYTFAELKSATKSFRPETVLGEGGFGKVYKGWVDEKTLNPSKSTTGMVVAVKKLNPESVQGMEQWQSEVNFLGRISHPNLVKLLGYCMDDNELLLVYEFMAKGSLENHLFRRGAVYEPLPWSLRLKILIGAARGLAFLHSSERQIIYRDFKASNILLDSHFNAKLSDFGLAKHGPDGEESHVTTRVMGTYGYAAPEYVSTGHLYVKSDVYGFGVVLLEMISGLRALDPSRVSEKVNLVNWAKPLLADRRKLSQVMDPGLEGQYSSKGALLAAQLTLKCLNGDPKSRPSMKEVVEALEQIESIKSRVREPRSSGSSRRGQGQSPRSDSARKNSRGR; encoded by the exons ATGGGAAACTGCGCCAGCGCCATCGATGCCTTCGTCCAGCGGGGCAGCAGGCCGTCGCCGTCGGCTGCTCCTG GAATGTCTGCATCGAGGAGGACTAGTagctctgccaccaccgggaaGCTGTCAACACTGAGTACCAGCACCTTCATGCCATCCACAGTTAGTGGTGTTAGTGTTGACGATGATTATCAAGATGGTCAGATTCTTGAGTCTCCAAATCTTAAAACATACACCTTTGCCGAACTCAAGAGTGCCACCAAGAGCTTCAGGCCCGAGACGGTGCTTGGGGAGGGCGGATTCGGAAAGGTTTACAAGGGATGGGTTGATGAGAAGACCTTGAACCCGTCCAAGAGTACCACTGGTATGGTGGTTGCTGTCAAGAAGCTCAATCCTGAGAGCGTGCAGGGAATGGAGCAATGGCAG TCTGAAGTCAATTTCCTTGGGAGGATTTCACATCCCAATCTCGTCAAACTCTTGGGATATTGCATGGATGACAACGAGCTACTACTCGTGTATGAGTTCATGGCAAAGGGGAGCTTGGAGAACCACCTGTTTCGAA GAGGGGCGGTCTACGAGCCACTGCCTTGGAGCCTCAGGCTGAAGATTCTCATCGGTGCAGCTCGTGGCCTTGCTTTTCTTCATTCATCAGAAAGGCAAATCATCTACAGGGACTTCAAGGCTTCCAACATCTTATTAGATTCG CACTTCAATGCAAAGCTCTCAGATTTCGGATTGGCCAAGCATGGTCCAGATGGTGAGGAGTCTCATGTGACAACAAGAGTCATGGGAACCTACGGCTATGCAGCCCCAGAGTATGTTTCTACCG GCCACCTGTATGTGAAAAGTGACGTGTATGGATTTGGAGTTGTACTGCTGGAGATGATCTCTGGCCTGAGGGCGCTGGATCCAAGCCGCGTGAGCGAGAAGGTGAACTTGGTGAACTGGGCAAAGCCATTGCTAGCTGACCGGAGGAAGCTTAGCCAAGTGATGGACCCCGGATTGGAGGGGCAGTACAGTTCCAAAGGAGCCCTCCTCGCTGCTCAGCTGACCCTCAAGTGCCTGAACGGTGACCCGAAGAGCCGTCCGTCCATGAAGGAAGTGGTGGAGGCGCTGGAGCAGATCGAGTCGATAAAGAGCAGGGTGAGGGAGCCCAGGAGTAGTGGCTCCTCGCGTCGTGGCCAGGGACAGTCACCGAGGAGTGACAGTGCTAGGAAGAACTCCAGGGGCAGGTAG
- the LOC112889321 gene encoding probable serine/threonine-protein kinase PIX13 isoform X2, which yields MSASRRTSSSATTGKLSTLSTSTFMPSTVSGVSVDDDYQDGQILESPNLKTYTFAELKSATKSFRPETVLGEGGFGKVYKGWVDEKTLNPSKSTTGMVVAVKKLNPESVQGMEQWQSEVNFLGRISHPNLVKLLGYCMDDNELLLVYEFMAKGSLENHLFRRGAVYEPLPWSLRLKILIGAARGLAFLHSSERQIIYRDFKASNILLDSHFNAKLSDFGLAKHGPDGEESHVTTRVMGTYGYAAPEYVSTGHLYVKSDVYGFGVVLLEMISGLRALDPSRVSEKVNLVNWAKPLLADRRKLSQVMDPGLEGQYSSKGALLAAQLTLKCLNGDPKSRPSMKEVVEALEQIESIKSRVREPRSSGSSRRGQGQSPRSDSARKNSRGR from the exons ATGTCTGCATCGAGGAGGACTAGTagctctgccaccaccgggaaGCTGTCAACACTGAGTACCAGCACCTTCATGCCATCCACAGTTAGTGGTGTTAGTGTTGACGATGATTATCAAGATGGTCAGATTCTTGAGTCTCCAAATCTTAAAACATACACCTTTGCCGAACTCAAGAGTGCCACCAAGAGCTTCAGGCCCGAGACGGTGCTTGGGGAGGGCGGATTCGGAAAGGTTTACAAGGGATGGGTTGATGAGAAGACCTTGAACCCGTCCAAGAGTACCACTGGTATGGTGGTTGCTGTCAAGAAGCTCAATCCTGAGAGCGTGCAGGGAATGGAGCAATGGCAG TCTGAAGTCAATTTCCTTGGGAGGATTTCACATCCCAATCTCGTCAAACTCTTGGGATATTGCATGGATGACAACGAGCTACTACTCGTGTATGAGTTCATGGCAAAGGGGAGCTTGGAGAACCACCTGTTTCGAA GAGGGGCGGTCTACGAGCCACTGCCTTGGAGCCTCAGGCTGAAGATTCTCATCGGTGCAGCTCGTGGCCTTGCTTTTCTTCATTCATCAGAAAGGCAAATCATCTACAGGGACTTCAAGGCTTCCAACATCTTATTAGATTCG CACTTCAATGCAAAGCTCTCAGATTTCGGATTGGCCAAGCATGGTCCAGATGGTGAGGAGTCTCATGTGACAACAAGAGTCATGGGAACCTACGGCTATGCAGCCCCAGAGTATGTTTCTACCG GCCACCTGTATGTGAAAAGTGACGTGTATGGATTTGGAGTTGTACTGCTGGAGATGATCTCTGGCCTGAGGGCGCTGGATCCAAGCCGCGTGAGCGAGAAGGTGAACTTGGTGAACTGGGCAAAGCCATTGCTAGCTGACCGGAGGAAGCTTAGCCAAGTGATGGACCCCGGATTGGAGGGGCAGTACAGTTCCAAAGGAGCCCTCCTCGCTGCTCAGCTGACCCTCAAGTGCCTGAACGGTGACCCGAAGAGCCGTCCGTCCATGAAGGAAGTGGTGGAGGCGCTGGAGCAGATCGAGTCGATAAAGAGCAGGGTGAGGGAGCCCAGGAGTAGTGGCTCCTCGCGTCGTGGCCAGGGACAGTCACCGAGGAGTGACAGTGCTAGGAAGAACTCCAGGGGCAGGTAG
- the LOC112889319 gene encoding probable galacturonosyltransferase 3 isoform X1, with the protein MASSSTAASSSAAAAAYPRAPFSLRRRPGLLALLFVFLCFISFQVVIHVPSARSAVSQWLFSGHQGEHQRPKNCPGCGNSQDVGSADKTIAYTDQYGRIKLFKVTARELASSSIWENPWLPRDSQPIARTVHAEYHHQEAAEDLLLANGLETTNLSSAETLATKSVDPIKLKRQVFRRRRKERRVQELLQVDKKVELEMRNAAINSSRNFDNKVRGSYNIWRPEFRLTNTDSTLRLMKDQIIMAKLYATIAISQKEPDMYALLMKCIKESQTAIGDALIDSELDSSALERAKAMGHVLSSARDVLYSSSEVSRKLRVMLQSTELDIDAVKKQNSFLVQHAAKTVPMPLHCLHMQLTTDYYFRDGVTKEHFHDAALKEEENKAKLEDRSLYHYAIFSDNVLAASVVVRSTVTNANEPEKHVFHIVTDRLNFAAMKMWFIAHPPQLATVHVENIDNFKWLNSSYCSVLRQLESARLKEYYFKAHDPSSLSDGNENLKYRNPKYLSMLNHLRFYMPEIHPKLEKILFLDDDIVVQKDLTPLWDIDLKGMVNGAVETCKESFHRFDTYLNFSHPKISENFDPRACGWAFGMNIFDLKEWRKRNITGIYHYWQDLNEDRKLWKLGTLPPGLITFYNLTYPLNRTWHVLGLGYDPAVDIAEIDNAAVVHYNGNYKPWLDLAISKYNPYWSKHVHLDSSHVQHCYASKQ; encoded by the exons ATGgcgtcctcctccaccgccgcctcctcgtcgGCGGCTGCGGCAGCGTATCCCAGAGCCCCCTTCTCCCTGCGGCGGCGCCCGGGTCTCCTCGCCCtcctcttcgtcttcctctgcttcATCTCCTTCCAG GTCGTGATCCATGTGCCCTCCGCCAGATCGGCGGTGTCCCAGTGGCTCTTCTCCGGTCACCAAGG TGAGCACCAGCGTCCCAAGAACTGCCCTGGGTGTGGCAATTCACAG GATGTGGGTAGTGCTGACAAGACGATTGCATACACCGACCAGTATGGCCGGATCAAGCTGTTCAAAGTCACCGCCAGAGAGTTGGCGTCATCCTCTATCTGGGAGAACCCATGGTTGCCCAGAGATAGTCAACCGATAGCCAGAACCGTACATGCTGAATACCACCAT CAAGAGGCTGCTGAGGATCTTCTACTAGCCAATGGATTAGAAACCACCAATCTTTCAAGTGCAGAAACTCTGGCAACTAAAAGCGTTGATCCTATCAAATTAAAGCGACAG GTATTTCGGCGTAGAAGAAAGGAGCGGAGGGTACAGGAGTTGCTTCAGGTGGATAAGAAGGTTGAACTTGAGATGCGAAATGCGGCGATAAACAGCTCAAGGAACTTTGATAATAAAGTTAGGGGCAGCTACAACATATGGAGGCCAGAGTTCCGCCTTACTAATACAGATTCAACCCTAAGGCTCATGAAAGATCAGATAATAATGGCCAAGTTATATGCCACTATTGCAATCTCCCAGAAGGAACCAGACATGTATGCCTTGCTCATGAAGTGCATAAAAGAAAGCCAAACAGCCATTGGGGATGCACTTATCGATAGCGAACTCGATTCGAG TGCTTTAGAGAGAGCAAAAGCAATGGGGCATGTGCTCTCTTCGGCTAGAGATGTTCTGTACAGCTCGAGTGAAGTATCAAGAAAATTGCGTGTTATGCTGCAGTCTACGGAACTAGATATCGATGCAGTTAAGAAACAGAATTCATTCCTGGTTCAGCATGCTGCAAAGACTGTCCCCATGCCCTTGCACTGCCTACATATGCAGCTGACTACCGATTATTATTTTCGTGATGGTGTGACGAAGGAGCATTTTCATGATGCTGCTTTGAAGGAGGAAGAAAATAAAGCAAAGCTTGAGGATAGGTCACTCTATCACTATGCTATATTTTCTGATAATGTGCTTGCAGCCTCAGTAGTTGTCAGATCAACTGTGACAAATGCCAATGAACCAGAGAAGCATGTGTTCCACATTGTCACTGATAGACTTAATTTTGCAGCCATGAAGATGTGGTTCATTGCTCATCCTCCCCAGCTGGCTACTGTGCATGTGGAGAACATAGACAATTTCAAGTGGCTCAATTCATCGTACTGTTCTGTTCTGCGGCAACTTGAGTCAGCTCGGCTCAAAGAATATTACTTCAAAGCACATGATCCATCATCACTTTCTGATGGAAACGAGAATCTAAAGTACAGGAACCCCAAATATTTGTCTATGCTCAACCATTTAAGGTTCTACATGCCAGAAATACACCCGAAGCTTGAAAAGATACTGTTTCTCGATGATGATATTGTTGTGCAGAAGGATTTGACGCCCCTATGGGATATTGATCTTAAAGGGATGGTAAATGGTGCCGTTGAAACCTGTAAAGAGAGTTTTCATCGCTTTGACACTTATCTCAACTTCTCACACCCAAAGATATCAGAGAACTTCGATCCACGTGCTTGTGGGTGGGCGTTCGGAATGAACATTTTTGACCTGAAGGAGTGGAGGAAGCGAAATATCACTGGAATATACCATTATTGGCAAGATTTG AATGAGGATCGCAAGCTGTGGAAGCTGGGTACATTGCCTCCGGGACTAATTACTTTCTACAACCTGACATACCCATTGAATCGTACTTGGCATGTCTTGGGACTTGGATATGATCCAGCTGTTGACATTGCTGAGATCGATAATGCTGCGGTAGTTCATTACAACGGGAATTACAAGCCCTGGCTTGACCTTGCCATTTCCAAGTACAATCCGTACTGGTCCAAGCATGTACATCTTGACAGCTCGCATGTTCAGCATTGCTATGCGAGTAAACAATGA
- the LOC112889319 gene encoding probable galacturonosyltransferase 3 isoform X2: MASSSTAASSSAAAAAYPRAPFSLRRRPGLLALLFVFLCFISFQVVIHVPSARSAVSQWLFSGHQGEHQRPKNCPGCGNSQDVGSADKTIAYTDQYGRIKLFKVTARELASSSIWENPWLPRDSQPIARTQEAAEDLLLANGLETTNLSSAETLATKSVDPIKLKRQVFRRRRKERRVQELLQVDKKVELEMRNAAINSSRNFDNKVRGSYNIWRPEFRLTNTDSTLRLMKDQIIMAKLYATIAISQKEPDMYALLMKCIKESQTAIGDALIDSELDSSALERAKAMGHVLSSARDVLYSSSEVSRKLRVMLQSTELDIDAVKKQNSFLVQHAAKTVPMPLHCLHMQLTTDYYFRDGVTKEHFHDAALKEEENKAKLEDRSLYHYAIFSDNVLAASVVVRSTVTNANEPEKHVFHIVTDRLNFAAMKMWFIAHPPQLATVHVENIDNFKWLNSSYCSVLRQLESARLKEYYFKAHDPSSLSDGNENLKYRNPKYLSMLNHLRFYMPEIHPKLEKILFLDDDIVVQKDLTPLWDIDLKGMVNGAVETCKESFHRFDTYLNFSHPKISENFDPRACGWAFGMNIFDLKEWRKRNITGIYHYWQDLNEDRKLWKLGTLPPGLITFYNLTYPLNRTWHVLGLGYDPAVDIAEIDNAAVVHYNGNYKPWLDLAISKYNPYWSKHVHLDSSHVQHCYASKQ; encoded by the exons ATGgcgtcctcctccaccgccgcctcctcgtcgGCGGCTGCGGCAGCGTATCCCAGAGCCCCCTTCTCCCTGCGGCGGCGCCCGGGTCTCCTCGCCCtcctcttcgtcttcctctgcttcATCTCCTTCCAG GTCGTGATCCATGTGCCCTCCGCCAGATCGGCGGTGTCCCAGTGGCTCTTCTCCGGTCACCAAGG TGAGCACCAGCGTCCCAAGAACTGCCCTGGGTGTGGCAATTCACAG GATGTGGGTAGTGCTGACAAGACGATTGCATACACCGACCAGTATGGCCGGATCAAGCTGTTCAAAGTCACCGCCAGAGAGTTGGCGTCATCCTCTATCTGGGAGAACCCATGGTTGCCCAGAGATAGTCAACCGATAGCCAGAACC CAAGAGGCTGCTGAGGATCTTCTACTAGCCAATGGATTAGAAACCACCAATCTTTCAAGTGCAGAAACTCTGGCAACTAAAAGCGTTGATCCTATCAAATTAAAGCGACAG GTATTTCGGCGTAGAAGAAAGGAGCGGAGGGTACAGGAGTTGCTTCAGGTGGATAAGAAGGTTGAACTTGAGATGCGAAATGCGGCGATAAACAGCTCAAGGAACTTTGATAATAAAGTTAGGGGCAGCTACAACATATGGAGGCCAGAGTTCCGCCTTACTAATACAGATTCAACCCTAAGGCTCATGAAAGATCAGATAATAATGGCCAAGTTATATGCCACTATTGCAATCTCCCAGAAGGAACCAGACATGTATGCCTTGCTCATGAAGTGCATAAAAGAAAGCCAAACAGCCATTGGGGATGCACTTATCGATAGCGAACTCGATTCGAG TGCTTTAGAGAGAGCAAAAGCAATGGGGCATGTGCTCTCTTCGGCTAGAGATGTTCTGTACAGCTCGAGTGAAGTATCAAGAAAATTGCGTGTTATGCTGCAGTCTACGGAACTAGATATCGATGCAGTTAAGAAACAGAATTCATTCCTGGTTCAGCATGCTGCAAAGACTGTCCCCATGCCCTTGCACTGCCTACATATGCAGCTGACTACCGATTATTATTTTCGTGATGGTGTGACGAAGGAGCATTTTCATGATGCTGCTTTGAAGGAGGAAGAAAATAAAGCAAAGCTTGAGGATAGGTCACTCTATCACTATGCTATATTTTCTGATAATGTGCTTGCAGCCTCAGTAGTTGTCAGATCAACTGTGACAAATGCCAATGAACCAGAGAAGCATGTGTTCCACATTGTCACTGATAGACTTAATTTTGCAGCCATGAAGATGTGGTTCATTGCTCATCCTCCCCAGCTGGCTACTGTGCATGTGGAGAACATAGACAATTTCAAGTGGCTCAATTCATCGTACTGTTCTGTTCTGCGGCAACTTGAGTCAGCTCGGCTCAAAGAATATTACTTCAAAGCACATGATCCATCATCACTTTCTGATGGAAACGAGAATCTAAAGTACAGGAACCCCAAATATTTGTCTATGCTCAACCATTTAAGGTTCTACATGCCAGAAATACACCCGAAGCTTGAAAAGATACTGTTTCTCGATGATGATATTGTTGTGCAGAAGGATTTGACGCCCCTATGGGATATTGATCTTAAAGGGATGGTAAATGGTGCCGTTGAAACCTGTAAAGAGAGTTTTCATCGCTTTGACACTTATCTCAACTTCTCACACCCAAAGATATCAGAGAACTTCGATCCACGTGCTTGTGGGTGGGCGTTCGGAATGAACATTTTTGACCTGAAGGAGTGGAGGAAGCGAAATATCACTGGAATATACCATTATTGGCAAGATTTG AATGAGGATCGCAAGCTGTGGAAGCTGGGTACATTGCCTCCGGGACTAATTACTTTCTACAACCTGACATACCCATTGAATCGTACTTGGCATGTCTTGGGACTTGGATATGATCCAGCTGTTGACATTGCTGAGATCGATAATGCTGCGGTAGTTCATTACAACGGGAATTACAAGCCCTGGCTTGACCTTGCCATTTCCAAGTACAATCCGTACTGGTCCAAGCATGTACATCTTGACAGCTCGCATGTTCAGCATTGCTATGCGAGTAAACAATGA
- the LOC112889320 gene encoding catalase isozyme B — translation MDPYKHRPSSGNNSSFWTTNSGAPVWNNNSALTVGQRGPILLEDYHLIEKLAQFDRERIPERVVHARGASAKGFFEVTHDVSHLTCADFLRAPGVQTPVIVRFSTVVHERGSPETLRDPRGFAVKFYTREGNFDLVGNNMPVFFIRDGMKFPDMVHAFKPNPKTNLQENWRIVDFFSHHPESMHMFTFLFDDVGIPLNYRHMEGFGVNTYTLINRDGKPHLVKFHWKPTCGVKCLLDDEAVTVGGTCHSHATKDLYDSIAAGNYPEWKLYIQTIDPDHEDKFDFDPLDVTKTWPEDIIPLQPVGRMVLNKNIDNFFAENEQIAFCPAIIVPGIHYSDDKLLQTRIFSYADTQRHRLGPNYLMLPVNAPKCAHHNNHHDGFMNFMHRDEEVNYFPSRFDSVRHAEKVPIPPRVLTGCREKCIIHKENNFKQAGERYRSFDPARQDRFIQRVVDALSDPRVTHEHRSIWISYWSQCDASLGQKLASRLNLKPNM, via the exons ATGGATCCGTACAAG CACCGCCCGTCCAGCGGGAACAACTCCAGCTTCTGGACCACCAACTCCGGCGCCCCCGTCTGGAACAACAACTCCGCCCTCACCGTCGGCCAGCGAG GACCCATCCTCCTTGAGGACTACCATCTGATTGAAAAGCTTGCTCAGTTCGACAGGGAACGTATCCCTGAACGGGTAGTTCATGCACGGGGAGCCAGTGCCAAGGGTTTCTTTGAAGTAACACACGATGTTTCTCACCTTACATGTGCTGATTTTCTCCGGGCTCCTGGGGTTCAGACCCCTGTTATTGTTCGGTTCTCCACAGTTGTGCATGAGCGTGGAAGCCCTGAGACCTTGAGGGATCCACGTGGTTTTGCTGTCAAGTTCTACACCAGAGAG GGTAACTTTGACCTTGTGGGTAACAACATGCCTGTCTTTTTCATCCGAGATGGGATGAAATTCCCTGACATGGTTCATGCTTTCAAGCCAAACCCAAAGACCAATTTGCAGGAGAACTGGAGAATAGTAGACTTCTTCTCACACCACCCAGAGAGCATGCACATGTTCACCTTCCTCTTCGATGATGTTGGCATCCCACTCAACTACAGGCACATGGAGGGTTTTGGTGTGAACACCTACACCTTGATCAACAGGGATGGAAAGCCTCACCTTGTCAAATTCCATTGGAAGCCTACTTGTGGTGTGAAATGCTTGTTGGATGATGAAGCTGTTACTgttggaggcacctgccacagcCATGCCACAAAGGATCTATATGATTCTATTGCAGCGGGGAATTACCCAGAATGGAAGCTTTACATTCAAACCATTGATCCTGACCATGAGGATAAATTTGATTTTGACCCACTTGATGTCACCAAGACCTGGCCAGAGGATATCATCCCACTGCAGCCTGTTGGACGGATGGTCCTGAACAAGAACATCGATAACTTCTTTGCAGAAAATGAACAGATTGCTTTCTGCCCAGCTATCATTGTCCCTGGAATCCACTATTCTGACGATAAGCTACTTCAGACGAGAATTTTCTCCTACGCTGACACCCAAAGGCACCGCCTTGGTCCAAACTATCTGATGCTTCCTGTGAATGCACCAAAATGTGCTCACCACAACAACCACCATGATggcttcatgaacttcatgcacaGGGATGAAGAG GTGAACTACTTCCCATCGAGGTTTGATTCAGTCCGTCATGCTGAGAAGGTTCCTATCCCTCCCCGTGTTCTGACAGGCTGCCGTGAGAAG TGCATTATCCATAAGGAGAACAACTTCAAGCAGGCTGGTGAGAGATACCGATCCTTTGACCCTGCAAG GCAAGACCGGTTCATCCAGCGGGTGGTTGACGCTCTCTCAGATCCTCGTGTTACCCATGAGCATCGTAGCATTTGGATCTCCTATTGGTCTCAG TGCGATGCATCCCTCGGCCAGAAGCTGGCATCTAGGCTCAACCTGAAGCCGAACATGTAG